In Vicia villosa cultivar HV-30 ecotype Madison, WI unplaced genomic scaffold, Vvil1.0 ctg.000009F_1_1_3, whole genome shotgun sequence, the following are encoded in one genomic region:
- the LOC131621547 gene encoding uncharacterized protein LOC131621547, whose amino-acid sequence MASISVSELGSNKQSLPKKTPIQPNPEENKECGGVSCSSSHVICLKVNQEQGLRQKLHTSCRAFIQYCSAEILCPQEDRSALAVKLYGIHAALLSALGNPFENLSKSITSRNTSQMHVVSSEKAFIGFLPAMIWSGMITVSFLYSVMVVWSLNYRVPTISMLCLSLLYCFSVLVAAASGVDVICGAFRINGILFASLGVLTFVTILFVLVMFLLFVCWLRTNAVNSPIAIHTNIDGTIDEMSETAPLDQPKQKREFKRVRNRPKYLSDYV is encoded by the exons ATGGCTTCTATTTCAGTTTCCGAACTGGGCAGCAACAAGCAGTCTCTTCCAAAAAAAACT CCAATACAACCAAATCCAGAGGAAAACAAGGAATGTGGCGGTGTTTCCTGTTCCTCCTCTCACGTGATATGCTTGAAAGTCAATCAAGAACAAGGATTAAGACAAAAGCTACACACCTCTTGCAGAGCATTTATACAATACTGTTCAGCGGAGATACTTTGTCCACAAGAAGATCGCTCTGCATTGGCAGTTAAGTTATATGGAATTCATGCAGCACTGTTATCAGCTTTGGGAAATCCATTTGAAAATCTATCAAAATCCATTACCTCAAGAAACACTTCACAAATGCATGTAGTTAGCTCAGAGAAAGCATTTATTGGTTTCTTACCAGCAATGATATGGAGTGGAATGATTACAGTGAGCTTTCTATACTCAGTGATGGTAGTTTGGTCATTGAATTATCGGGTTCCTACTATCTCTATGTTATGTCTTTCTCTTTTGTACTGTTTCTCTGTGTTGGTGGCTGCTGCTTCAGGGGTTGACGTTATATGTGGCGCGTTTAGAATTAATGGCATTTTATTTGCTTCTTTAGGGGTTCTTACTTTTGTTACCATCCTTTTTGTTTTGGTTATGTTTCTCCTTTTTGTCTGCTGGCTACGTACAAATGCTGTTAACTCCCCAATTGCTATCCACACCAACATAGATGGGACCATTGATGAAATGTCTGAAACAGCTCCGTTGGACCAGCCCAAGCAGAAGAGAGAATTCAAGAGAGTTAGGAACAGGCCCAAATATCTTAGCGACTATGTTTAA